One Thiomicrorhabdus sp. genomic region harbors:
- the ykgO gene encoding type B 50S ribosomal protein L36: MKILSSLKSAKTRHKDCQVVKRRGKVYVINKTNPKFKARQR, from the coding sequence ATGAAAATTCTATCTTCTTTGAAATCCGCTAAGACACGTCATAAAGACTGTCAAGTTGTTAAACGTCGCGGAAAAGTATACGTTATCAACAAAACAAACCCTAAGTTCAAAGCTCGTCAGCGTTAA
- a CDS encoding chemotaxis protein, with amino-acid sequence MSLSMSSSLDQIEKTAQLSKNNQMSLMVFQVQFPHVGRVPAYYGMNVFKVREVLEGRAYPLSHVPDSNDLIEGMIELRGTYLPVIDLPKWMGFPMTDDEREKSIIIVSDFSHHLVGLRVAYIHGVEEKDWSDIHPAGNYNVDVNRNQIVNHTYLDDSETLCFVLDIEKLLIESMPTMARKILGSTEELKGKEIHLSPVMLEKTVLFAEDSQAIQQYMSMVFAELGVKFKSFDNGRLLLDYINSVDNLDFVSAVFTDLEMPVASGHTVIKELKSNPQTRHLPIVVHTSMTSENNTREVLDMGADYFIGKVDTDQISQVIEQIDQRYYQ; translated from the coding sequence ATGTCATTGTCTATGTCTTCCTCACTGGATCAGATTGAAAAAACAGCTCAATTAAGCAAAAACAATCAAATGAGCTTAATGGTTTTTCAGGTGCAGTTTCCTCATGTGGGGCGTGTGCCGGCTTATTACGGTATGAATGTGTTTAAAGTCCGCGAGGTTCTTGAAGGGCGGGCTTATCCCTTATCGCACGTGCCGGATTCCAATGATTTGATCGAGGGGATGATTGAACTGCGCGGCACCTATCTTCCGGTAATCGATTTACCGAAATGGATGGGATTTCCGATGACGGACGATGAACGTGAGAAGTCGATTATCATCGTTTCCGACTTCAGTCATCATCTGGTCGGTTTGAGGGTCGCCTATATTCACGGTGTTGAAGAAAAGGACTGGTCGGATATTCATCCGGCCGGGAATTACAATGTCGATGTAAATCGTAATCAAATCGTCAATCATACCTATCTGGATGACAGTGAAACGCTGTGTTTTGTACTGGATATCGAAAAATTGCTGATCGAATCCATGCCGACTATGGCCAGGAAAATTCTTGGCAGCACTGAGGAATTAAAGGGAAAAGAAATTCATCTGAGCCCGGTTATGCTGGAAAAAACGGTGCTGTTTGCCGAAGACAGCCAAGCGATCCAGCAGTATATGTCGATGGTGTTTGCCGAGCTTGGAGTGAAGTTTAAAAGCTTTGATAATGGCCGTTTGTTACTGGATTATATAAATTCTGTAGACAATCTTGATTTCGTTTCCGCAGTCTTTACCGATTTGGAAATGCCGGTTGCATCCGGGCATACGGTGATCAAAGAATTGAAAAGCAATCCGCAAACACGTCATCTCCCAATTGTTGTGCATACTTCTATGACCAGTGAAAACAACACTCGTGAAGTGTTGGATATGGGCGCGGATTATTTTATCGGCAAGGTGGATACCGATCAGATTTCACAGGTCATCGAGCAAATAGACCAGCGGTATTATCAATAA
- the rnhB gene encoding ribonuclease HII gives MKKNDLLKKQATLFDLDSLNPFPCLDGVTIGVDEVGRGPLIGDVVASAVILPAGCDLPLRDSKKLSEKKREQLSEEIKRHAVAYAIEVASPEEIDQLNILHASMLAMKRAITKLASKHHFERLYVDGNRCPDVAHPCQAVVKGDDKIPEISAASILAKVHRDRQMLILHESYPQYGFASHKGYPTPQHLRAIREHGLLNGYRRSFKPVKTLLEERPQPL, from the coding sequence ATGAAAAAAAATGACCTGCTGAAAAAGCAGGCAACGCTTTTTGATCTGGATTCGCTGAATCCCTTTCCCTGTTTGGATGGGGTGACCATTGGGGTTGACGAAGTCGGTCGTGGCCCGTTGATTGGCGATGTTGTCGCCTCTGCCGTTATCCTTCCCGCCGGATGTGATCTGCCTTTACGTGATTCCAAAAAATTGTCGGAAAAAAAACGCGAGCAGTTATCGGAAGAGATCAAGCGCCATGCTGTTGCCTATGCGATCGAAGTTGCTTCTCCGGAAGAAATCGATCAACTGAATATTCTGCACGCCTCGATGCTGGCAATGAAAAGAGCAATTACCAAGCTTGCATCGAAGCATCATTTTGAACGTTTGTATGTCGATGGCAATCGCTGTCCGGATGTTGCACACCCTTGCCAGGCAGTGGTGAAGGGGGATGATAAAATCCCGGAAATCAGTGCCGCCTCCATTCTCGCAAAAGTGCATCGAGATCGCCAGATGCTGATTTTGCACGAATCCTACCCGCAGTATGGCTTTGCCAGCCATAAAGGCTATCCTACCCCCCAGCATTTGCGTGCCATCCGAGAACATGGTTTATTGAATGGTTACCGTCGCAGCTTCAAACCGGTGAAGACTCTTTTGGAAGAACGGCCTCAGCCTTTATAG
- the lpxB gene encoding lipid-A-disaccharide synthase, producing MALSDNTDHSISLSKLPSPVIALVAGEASGDTLGADLIRGLKKRFPKARFIGIGGPKMQEQGLDSWFPMERLSVMGFFEVLKRLPELLRLRRQLVQRLIETRPDVFIGVDAPDFNFTVEKRLKEVGIPTVHYVGPSVWAWREKRLLKIKQAVDGVLVLFPFETPYYDRYGIASRFVGHPLANQVPEFPDKERAKQQLKMGLSAEVTAILPGSRMSEIEQMAEPYFLAAELLQKDFPQMQFVVPCVHAGAKKRLQEILGQCAPNLSVLFLDGQSQLALEACDQALVTSGTATLECALMRRPLLLAIKLHPITHWIMKRLSTTNWIGLPNVLAQETLVSELIQDQASAGNIYRELKRLIEDDVLREKQLVAFEKQYRALNCDASSLATQAVLDWAELNEKK from the coding sequence GTGGCATTGTCCGATAACACGGATCATTCTATTTCCCTTTCAAAATTGCCTTCACCCGTGATCGCTCTGGTTGCGGGTGAAGCTTCTGGCGATACTCTGGGGGCTGACCTGATAAGGGGTCTTAAGAAACGTTTTCCTAAGGCAAGATTTATCGGTATCGGCGGACCGAAAATGCAAGAGCAGGGCTTGGATTCCTGGTTTCCGATGGAGCGCTTGTCGGTTATGGGGTTCTTTGAAGTTTTGAAACGTTTGCCGGAATTGTTGCGTTTACGCAGACAGCTTGTTCAGCGATTGATCGAAACTCGTCCGGATGTCTTTATCGGTGTGGATGCCCCGGATTTTAACTTTACCGTTGAAAAACGCTTAAAAGAAGTCGGAATTCCGACCGTTCATTATGTGGGGCCATCTGTCTGGGCCTGGCGCGAAAAGCGTCTCCTGAAAATTAAACAAGCCGTTGATGGTGTCTTGGTTCTGTTCCCGTTTGAAACTCCGTATTACGATCGTTATGGAATTGCGTCGAGATTTGTCGGTCATCCTTTGGCAAATCAGGTGCCTGAATTTCCCGATAAAGAGCGGGCAAAACAGCAGCTGAAAATGGGCTTATCCGCAGAGGTAACCGCAATTCTCCCGGGTTCGAGAATGAGCGAAATCGAGCAAATGGCGGAACCTTACTTTTTGGCTGCCGAGCTGTTACAGAAGGATTTTCCGCAGATGCAGTTCGTTGTACCTTGTGTGCATGCAGGCGCTAAAAAACGATTACAAGAAATCCTTGGTCAATGTGCGCCGAACCTGTCTGTTCTTTTTTTAGACGGCCAGTCTCAACTGGCGTTGGAAGCGTGTGATCAGGCACTGGTCACTTCCGGAACGGCGACGCTTGAATGCGCATTGATGCGGCGTCCGTTGCTTTTGGCAATCAAATTGCATCCGATTACCCACTGGATTATGAAGCGTTTGTCGACGACAAACTGGATTGGTTTGCCGAATGTACTGGCTCAGGAAACATTGGTGAGCGAATTGATACAGGATCAAGCCAGTGCGGGAAACATCTATCGTGAATTGAAACGCTTGATTGAGGATGATGTTTTGCGGGAAAAGCAGTTGGTGGCGTTTGAAAAACAATATCGGGCTTTGAATTGTGATGCCTCAAGCTTGGCCACTCAAGCTGTGCTGGACTGGGCTGAATTGAATGAAAAAAAATGA
- the lpxA gene encoding acyl-ACP--UDP-N-acetylglucosamine O-acyltransferase gives MIHPTAIIDPKANVAEGVKIGPYCVIEGDVTLGEGCILDSHVVIQGPTVIGKNNRFYPFGCIGAAPQDKKYRDEPTLLIIGDGNTFRENVTVNRGTVQDIGKTVIGNGNWIMAGVHIAHDCIVGNNCIFANAAALAGHVIVEDWAILGGYSLIHQFCRIGAHSFCGMGSVINQDVPNFVVVSGNLAQARGINLEGMKRRGFDSDQLRLVKNAYRSLYRSGMRLSDSIEALRSLEDDKHTLSPLIHFLEESKRGIVR, from the coding sequence TTGATTCATCCAACAGCGATCATTGACCCTAAAGCAAACGTCGCCGAGGGGGTCAAAATCGGTCCTTATTGCGTCATTGAAGGCGATGTTACTCTCGGAGAAGGGTGCATACTGGATTCCCATGTAGTTATTCAGGGGCCGACAGTCATTGGTAAAAATAACCGCTTTTATCCTTTCGGTTGCATCGGAGCGGCTCCGCAAGATAAAAAATATCGTGACGAGCCGACTTTGCTGATTATCGGAGACGGTAATACATTTCGTGAAAATGTCACAGTGAACCGCGGTACCGTTCAGGATATCGGAAAAACCGTCATCGGTAATGGAAACTGGATCATGGCGGGCGTTCATATTGCTCACGACTGCATTGTCGGAAATAACTGCATTTTCGCCAATGCGGCAGCTTTGGCCGGACACGTTATTGTCGAGGACTGGGCTATCTTGGGTGGTTACAGCCTGATTCATCAATTTTGCCGCATCGGTGCGCATAGCTTCTGCGGAATGGGTAGTGTGATAAATCAGGATGTACCGAATTTTGTAGTCGTTTCCGGCAATTTGGCTCAGGCACGCGGCATCAATCTCGAAGGCATGAAACGTCGTGGTTTTGATTCCGACCAGCTTCGACTGGTCAAGAACGCTTACCGAAGCCTGTATCGTTCTGGGATGCGCCTGAGCGATTCAATCGAAGCGTTACGTTCTCTTGAGGATGACAAGCATACGCTTTCTCCGCTGATTCACTTTTTGGAAGAATCCAAACGTGGCATTGTCCGATAA
- the fabZ gene encoding 3-hydroxyacyl-ACP dehydratase FabZ has product MMEVKEIFEYLPHRYPFLLVDRVTEYVEGESLKGYKNVTFNEPQFTGHFPNNPIMPGVMIIEAMAQCTGILAFRSQGVKPDGTSMYYLAAVDNCRFRQPAVPGDRLDFEVKTMGNKRGIWKFECTTKVDGKIIASADLLCAERKV; this is encoded by the coding sequence ATGATGGAAGTTAAGGAAATTTTTGAATATTTACCGCATCGTTACCCGTTTTTATTGGTCGACCGGGTCACGGAATATGTTGAAGGTGAAAGCCTGAAAGGCTATAAAAACGTCACTTTCAATGAACCCCAGTTTACGGGGCATTTCCCTAACAATCCGATTATGCCCGGTGTGATGATTATCGAAGCGATGGCCCAGTGTACCGGCATCCTGGCATTCCGCAGTCAAGGCGTCAAACCGGATGGCACTTCAATGTACTATCTGGCTGCCGTTGACAACTGCCGTTTTCGTCAGCCTGCGGTTCCGGGTGATCGTCTGGATTTTGAAGTTAAGACCATGGGAAATAAACGCGGTATCTGGAAGTTTGAGTGTACGACAAAAGTCGACGGTAAAATTATTGCCTCGGCCGATCTTCTGTGTGCAGAAAGAAAGGTGTAA
- the lpxD gene encoding UDP-3-O-(3-hydroxymyristoyl)glucosamine N-acyltransferase, with product MTLIELVRFLESKEIKLVFHGDSDTRIHQVAPLDKATAGSLTFLNDKKYLDSLESTQASVVILSPQFASMAKAATIAVDNPYYVYALSAQFLYPRIQTPVGVHPTAQIDESATLGDQVRIGPNVIVGAGVNLGADCDIQSGTVIAQGVRIGRGCYIGKNVVIENDCIIGDECIIKSGAVIGGEGFGWAKEGRQWHRIPQIGRVVLGNRVSIGNNSTIDRGAIEDTVLADNCIIDNLVHVGHNCYLGEASAVAALSGFAGTSKIGANCTVAGQVGFAGHLTVCDNAHFMAKSGVTSDITKPGAYSGFPVTDAREWQRNGARARHLDSMFKELKALKKELQALKNSQA from the coding sequence GTGACCCTGATCGAACTTGTTCGTTTTCTAGAGTCTAAAGAGATCAAGTTGGTTTTTCATGGAGATTCCGACACCCGCATTCATCAGGTTGCACCGCTGGATAAAGCCACTGCCGGTAGCTTGACATTCTTAAATGATAAAAAATATCTGGATTCACTGGAAAGCACCCAGGCATCCGTGGTGATTTTGTCGCCGCAATTTGCATCCATGGCGAAGGCGGCTACAATAGCAGTAGATAATCCATACTACGTATATGCACTTAGTGCCCAGTTTCTTTATCCAAGAATCCAAACTCCTGTTGGGGTTCATCCTACGGCGCAAATCGATGAAAGTGCGACTCTTGGCGATCAGGTTCGTATCGGTCCGAATGTCATTGTAGGTGCTGGTGTCAACCTGGGTGCCGACTGCGATATTCAGAGCGGTACAGTTATCGCCCAAGGGGTTCGGATTGGCCGGGGTTGTTACATCGGTAAAAACGTGGTAATCGAAAATGATTGCATTATTGGAGATGAATGCATTATCAAATCCGGTGCCGTAATTGGCGGAGAGGGATTTGGTTGGGCTAAAGAAGGCCGTCAATGGCACCGAATTCCGCAAATCGGCCGCGTTGTCTTAGGCAACCGCGTGTCAATCGGCAACAACTCGACCATTGATCGAGGAGCGATTGAAGACACGGTCCTGGCTGATAACTGCATTATCGATAATCTGGTTCATGTCGGACATAATTGCTACCTGGGAGAAGCCAGCGCCGTTGCCGCCCTAAGCGGTTTTGCTGGAACCTCTAAAATAGGTGCAAACTGTACGGTTGCCGGCCAGGTTGGTTTTGCCGGGCATCTGACGGTATGCGATAACGCACACTTTATGGCAAAGTCCGGTGTGACCAGCGACATCACCAAGCCGGGTGCCTACAGTGGTTTTCCGGTCACGGACGCGCGGGAATGGCAACGCAACGGCGCTAGAGCCAGACATCTGGATTCGATGTTCAAAGAATTGAAAGCCCTGAAAAAGGAACTGCAGGCTCTCAAGAATTCGCAAGCCTGA
- a CDS encoding OmpH family outer membrane protein: protein MFKLRNYFLAFVLTFTTQASMAAEEPVKLGVVNVAMLLEQAPQAKSATAKLEKEFAPQQAELKKLGSSLERLQSDYQKNKSVMSDAQKISKEREIALMTREIQRRRNDVQELLNLRRNEELAKLQKLVNESIKKIGSQQGFDLILYEGIAYTNKRIDVTEDVLKHLAELSKKQRTEFNQ, encoded by the coding sequence ATGTTTAAACTGCGTAATTATTTTTTAGCTTTCGTTTTGACTTTCACCACTCAGGCGAGTATGGCTGCAGAGGAACCTGTGAAGCTGGGTGTGGTGAATGTTGCGATGCTTTTGGAACAGGCGCCTCAGGCAAAGTCGGCAACAGCAAAGCTGGAGAAGGAGTTTGCACCTCAACAGGCCGAATTGAAGAAACTGGGTTCGAGTCTTGAAAGATTGCAGAGTGACTATCAGAAAAACAAAAGCGTCATGAGCGATGCTCAAAAGATTTCCAAGGAGCGTGAAATTGCGCTGATGACGCGTGAAATTCAGCGTCGTCGCAATGATGTCCAGGAATTGTTGAACCTGCGCCGTAACGAAGAACTGGCTAAATTGCAAAAGCTGGTCAATGAGTCGATTAAGAAAATTGGCAGTCAGCAAGGCTTTGATCTGATTTTGTATGAAGGGATCGCTTATACCAACAAGCGGATTGATGTCACGGAAGACGTTCTGAAACACCTTGCCGAATTGAGCAAAAAGCAACGAACCGAGTTTAATCAATAG
- the bamA gene encoding outer membrane protein assembly factor BamA, which yields MVNRNKLSLNGTLFKKAALSAALSSLLLAPGVSYAFIVDKIEIEGGNRIGVDTIRTYLPFRTGQNLDGRLTRETIERLYKTGFFKDVSLLQRDDSTLVIKVVERPSIAEIKTEGNSLIDSDALKDALDSLGLKKGRIYNQLDMDRVIVDLKRRYHNQGYYAASVEILSEELPRNRVDLKIKIVEGEPATIGRINLVGNHVYSDKRLKTRLQMSETATFGDGDKYSKPKLEADIEAIKSYYLDHGYAEFKILSSQVSLSEDKTRVFVTINMAEGPQYTINNVQFLGETIIPLEEVSRLVEVKKGDTFSRSAVIEGVKSLQERLSEEGYAFTEVVPDSKLNKQDRTIDLSVKVEPKSRVYIRRIEIEGNTRTRDDVIRRELRQLESAPYSLKAVRQSKERLGRLGFFKSSDIQSKRVSDDEVDLIVKVEEQPTGSFSAGVTLSQLDGLGFNIGLSERNFIGSGNKLDLNVSTTDAKKSADIGLTNPYFTPDGVSLGAGFYFREINADELDIADYTTNNFGLRFSMGYPLSEENSISYGLKIDSQDIVCSDDFTYCKDYAQEFGKHTSSLQMSLGWSHNTTDSYYFPSRGTKTSLSFEAVVPGTSKASFYKLYADQNWFYPLSENISLQFKAGVSYGAGYGDINELPFYENFYAGGIGSVRGFEPNSLGEHYNLTTDGSDSPKGGALKTVMTTGLVFPVPFIEDSSNIRLSWFFDAGNVFRDADSFDSNELRVSTGLGVSWITPVGPLSFSLAQPVVYRSSDKTQVFQFTLGVGF from the coding sequence ATGGTTAATCGAAATAAGCTTTCTCTGAACGGGACTCTTTTTAAAAAAGCGGCTCTTTCCGCCGCTTTATCTTCCTTGCTGTTAGCTCCCGGCGTCAGCTATGCGTTTATCGTTGATAAAATCGAAATCGAAGGTGGTAATCGAATCGGGGTCGACACCATTCGAACTTATCTGCCGTTCAGAACCGGACAGAATCTGGATGGAAGACTGACGCGCGAAACGATTGAACGTCTGTATAAAACTGGATTTTTTAAAGACGTTTCGCTTTTGCAGAGAGATGACAGCACTTTAGTGATCAAAGTTGTCGAGCGTCCTTCGATTGCGGAAATCAAAACGGAAGGTAATAGTCTGATTGATTCGGATGCCTTGAAAGACGCACTGGATAGTCTGGGATTGAAAAAAGGGCGCATCTATAACCAGCTGGATATGGATCGCGTGATCGTTGACTTGAAGCGCCGTTATCACAATCAGGGTTATTATGCGGCGAGCGTCGAAATCCTTTCTGAAGAGCTGCCCCGTAACCGAGTGGATCTGAAAATCAAAATTGTTGAAGGCGAGCCGGCCACAATCGGACGCATTAATCTGGTTGGCAACCACGTCTATTCGGATAAGCGCTTGAAAACCCGTTTACAGATGAGCGAAACCGCGACTTTCGGTGACGGCGATAAATATTCCAAACCGAAACTCGAGGCGGATATTGAAGCTATCAAGTCGTATTATCTGGATCATGGTTATGCCGAATTCAAGATTCTTTCAAGCCAGGTGAGTCTGTCCGAAGACAAAACCCGGGTATTTGTCACCATTAATATGGCCGAAGGGCCGCAATACACAATTAACAATGTGCAATTCCTTGGCGAAACGATTATTCCTCTGGAGGAAGTGAGTCGTCTTGTCGAAGTTAAAAAAGGCGACACTTTTTCACGTAGTGCAGTGATCGAGGGTGTCAAAAGCCTTCAAGAACGCTTAAGTGAAGAAGGTTATGCGTTTACGGAAGTGGTTCCGGATTCGAAATTGAATAAACAGGATCGGACGATTGATCTGAGTGTCAAAGTCGAGCCAAAAAGCCGGGTTTATATTCGCCGTATTGAGATTGAGGGGAATACCCGTACGCGAGATGATGTCATCCGACGGGAATTGCGCCAGCTGGAGAGTGCGCCTTATTCATTAAAGGCGGTTCGTCAGTCCAAAGAGCGCCTTGGTCGTCTCGGGTTCTTTAAATCCAGTGATATTCAAAGCAAGCGTGTTTCTGATGACGAAGTCGATCTGATTGTCAAAGTGGAAGAGCAGCCGACCGGTTCTTTCAGTGCCGGGGTGACGCTGTCGCAGCTGGATGGGCTGGGATTCAATATTGGTCTGTCCGAGCGGAATTTCATCGGTAGCGGAAATAAACTGGATCTGAACGTGTCAACGACGGATGCGAAAAAAAGTGCCGATATCGGTTTGACTAATCCGTATTTTACTCCGGATGGTGTCAGTCTGGGCGCCGGTTTCTACTTTAGGGAAATTAATGCTGACGAATTGGATATCGCCGACTATACCACCAATAATTTCGGTTTGCGCTTCTCGATGGGGTATCCGTTAAGTGAAGAGAATTCGATTTCTTACGGTTTGAAAATCGACTCTCAAGACATCGTCTGTTCGGATGATTTTACCTACTGTAAGGACTATGCTCAGGAATTCGGCAAGCATACCAGTTCTCTGCAGATGAGTCTGGGCTGGAGTCATAACACTACTGACTCTTATTACTTCCCATCGAGAGGGACTAAAACCAGCCTGTCATTCGAAGCGGTTGTGCCGGGTACTTCCAAAGCCTCTTTCTATAAGCTGTATGCGGATCAGAACTGGTTCTACCCATTGAGTGAAAACATCTCGCTCCAATTCAAAGCGGGCGTTTCTTACGGTGCCGGCTATGGAGACATTAACGAATTGCCGTTCTATGAAAACTTTTACGCCGGTGGAATCGGGTCGGTGCGCGGTTTCGAGCCGAACTCGCTGGGTGAGCATTACAACTTGACCACCGATGGAAGTGACAGTCCGAAAGGTGGTGCTTTGAAAACGGTAATGACGACCGGACTGGTGTTTCCGGTTCCGTTTATCGAAGACTCCAGTAATATTCGTTTGAGTTGGTTCTTTGATGCCGGTAACGTCTTCCGTGATGCGGACAGTTTCGACTCGAATGAGCTGAGAGTTTCGACCGGTCTGGGTGTTTCCTGGATTACGCCAGTCGGGCCTTTATCCTTCAGTCTTGCCCAACCGGTGGTTTACCGCAGCAGCGACAAAACTCAAGTATTCCAGTTCACATTGGGTGTCGGGTTCTAG
- the rseP gene encoding RIP metalloprotease RseP translates to MMSILWSLIGFVVMMGVIVTVHEWGHFQVARWFNIKVTRFSIGFGKAVFQRRRGETDYQIGAIPLGGYVKFVDEREGDVTPEDLPRAFNRQSVYKRIAVVSAGPLINLLLALLVFWVMFLSGPVEVRALIHSAPQSSPLQQALNLQGQDLSASPLWQISEANGQEIQGWKSLHQALLKALVAQQATMQIKIQPYDPVSGMSDRGISLSLPLSMLDLDKANQGWFALLGLKPAAISMPAVVGKVLPDGPAGLAGVEAGDRILAFNDLAVNDWQAFVEQIQKHPGEEISLRVESAGVEQVYKVLLDSVNGSDGKLHGRIGLGVEVTEEAMQPYVQRRDYGAVGALNEAWNYSLSMIEMSLGMLQRLIFGDIGLSHLSGPISIAQYSGEAIQSGWISFLSLLGLLSLSVGILNLLPIPVLDGGHLLYYLIEIVKGSPLSENAMQLGQMIGLFVILSLTFVALFNDVIRISHG, encoded by the coding sequence ATGATGTCGATTCTTTGGTCCCTGATCGGTTTTGTCGTGATGATGGGCGTCATAGTGACGGTCCATGAATGGGGGCATTTCCAGGTAGCCCGCTGGTTTAATATCAAGGTGACACGTTTTTCCATCGGCTTCGGTAAGGCGGTTTTTCAGCGCCGTCGCGGTGAAACCGATTATCAGATCGGTGCCATTCCACTCGGTGGCTATGTGAAATTCGTCGACGAGCGAGAAGGCGATGTCACTCCGGAAGATCTGCCCAGAGCTTTTAATCGTCAGTCGGTTTATAAGCGGATTGCGGTCGTTTCTGCCGGTCCCTTGATTAATTTACTTCTGGCTCTGCTGGTTTTCTGGGTGATGTTTCTAAGCGGTCCAGTAGAAGTTCGGGCTCTGATCCATTCGGCCCCGCAATCCTCTCCTCTGCAACAGGCGCTGAATCTGCAGGGGCAGGATTTAAGCGCCTCGCCTTTATGGCAGATCAGCGAAGCGAACGGCCAGGAAATTCAGGGGTGGAAATCATTACATCAAGCCTTGCTCAAGGCTTTGGTTGCCCAACAGGCGACGATGCAAATTAAAATACAGCCTTATGACCCGGTAAGCGGCATGTCCGATCGCGGGATTTCTCTTAGTTTGCCCTTGTCGATGCTTGATCTGGATAAGGCAAATCAGGGATGGTTTGCTTTGCTTGGGCTGAAACCAGCCGCAATTTCCATGCCGGCGGTTGTTGGAAAAGTTTTACCCGACGGTCCTGCGGGCCTTGCTGGTGTCGAAGCTGGCGACCGAATTCTGGCTTTCAATGATCTTGCGGTCAATGATTGGCAGGCATTTGTTGAGCAAATTCAAAAGCATCCGGGGGAAGAGATTTCTTTGCGGGTTGAAAGCGCGGGAGTTGAACAGGTTTACAAGGTGCTTTTAGACTCGGTGAACGGGTCGGATGGAAAGCTTCACGGAAGAATCGGACTTGGCGTCGAAGTGACTGAAGAAGCTATGCAACCTTACGTTCAACGACGAGATTACGGTGCGGTCGGTGCGTTGAACGAGGCGTGGAATTACAGTCTTTCAATGATCGAAATGAGCCTTGGGATGTTGCAAAGATTGATTTTCGGCGACATCGGCTTGAGTCATTTATCGGGGCCGATCAGTATCGCTCAGTATTCCGGCGAGGCGATTCAAAGCGGTTGGATCAGTTTTTTAAGTCTTCTGGGGTTGCTGAGTTTGAGTGTCGGCATCCTAAATTTATTGCCGATTCCTGTATTGGACGGCGGTCATTTGTTATATTACCTGATCGAAATCGTCAAAGGCTCTCCGTTGAGTGAGAATGCAATGCAACTTGGTCAGATGATCGGTCTTTTTGTGATACTGAGTTTGACGTTTGTCGCTCTATTTAATGATGTAATAAGAATATCTCATGGTTAA
- a CDS encoding phosphatidate cytidylyltransferase, with protein sequence MLKQRILTALVLFLLALSALFFAEEWVWELLVMLLGAVAAWEWAGFSRWTGKMQRGFFTVFTLLLSFLTLNVFVQEDLWLLGLLGVSIAVLVVMRYQLTCGRFGLRTDIGILLSGVLMLLVFTNVLVFFRNDFSPTILLISMASVWAMDTGAFFAGKRFGRHKLAQHVSPGKTWEGVLGGAIASFIFSWLALGALFSGSDYSSLLPAVMLALIAVVSVFGDLFESVLKRQVSLKDSGRILPGHGGVLDRVDSLLIALPLSYLMWSLA encoded by the coding sequence ATGTTGAAACAGAGGATCTTAACTGCGCTGGTTCTGTTTTTGCTGGCATTGTCGGCGCTGTTTTTTGCCGAAGAGTGGGTTTGGGAATTGCTGGTTATGTTGTTGGGCGCGGTCGCTGCCTGGGAATGGGCAGGGTTCAGTCGATGGACAGGGAAGATGCAGCGTGGGTTTTTCACCGTTTTTACGCTGCTTCTGAGCTTTTTGACCTTGAATGTTTTTGTGCAGGAAGATCTTTGGTTGCTTGGACTGCTGGGCGTCTCAATTGCAGTTTTGGTGGTGATGCGTTACCAGTTGACCTGTGGGCGCTTCGGCTTAAGAACGGATATCGGCATTCTGTTAAGCGGCGTTTTAATGCTCCTTGTCTTTACAAATGTCTTGGTGTTTTTCCGCAATGATTTTTCTCCTACGATTTTACTGATCAGCATGGCGTCTGTCTGGGCAATGGATACCGGCGCTTTCTTTGCCGGTAAACGTTTCGGTCGGCATAAGCTTGCACAGCATGTCAGTCCGGGGAAAACCTGGGAAGGTGTGCTGGGTGGTGCTATAGCGTCGTTTATCTTCAGTTGGCTTGCTCTTGGGGCTCTGTTTTCCGGGAGCGATTATTCTTCGTTGTTGCCTGCCGTCATGCTGGCTTTGATCGCGGTTGTTTCGGTGTTTGGAGATCTGTTTGAAAGTGTCTTGAAACGCCAGGTTTCCTTGAAAGACAGCGGTAGAATTTTACCGGGGCATGGCGGGGTTCTTGATCGTGTCGACAGTCTTTTGATTGCATTGCCGCTTAGTTATCTTATGTGGTCTTTAGCCTGA